Part of the Candidatus Abyssobacteria bacterium SURF_5 genome, GGAACACTCGGCCCGAAACCGAATGACCCGCCGAAGCCGGCGCAGGCAGGAAGGGCTTCCGATCGTTTCGATCGTCGGGTATACGAACGCAGGAAAGTCTACGCTGCTCAACGCACTGACGGACAGTCACGTTCTAGTCGAAGATAAACTGTTCGCTACTCTGGATACTTCAAGCCGCAGGCTCCGGTTTCCCCGCGAGAGGGAAGTCATTATCACTGATACCGTCGGTTTCATCAGGGATCTTCCGCCCGAACTCCTGGCAGCTTTCAAAGCGACGCTCGAGGAGCTTGCAGATGCATCGCTTCTGCTGCATGTGGCCGACATCAGCAGCCCTTACCTCGAGAATCATTTGCGGGTCGTCGAGAAAACGCTGTCGGGGCTCGGCTTCAGCGACAAGCCGATCCTGCTCGCACTGAACAAGGTCGATAAGATTTCAAAAGAGACGGCGGAAAATCTCGCAAGGCGGTTTTCAGGAATTCCCGTCAGCGCTCTGGACCGCAACACATTGATGCCGCTTCTCGAAGAGATGGATGCGCTCGTGTGGCCGGAATGATTAAATCTTTCGCGTCCGCCATTCGTTTATACTTATGACAGGTCAGCGATCAGCATGATCATGGAGCGGAGGTTGGACCAGGATATCCCGGATGAGGCGCTGATGCTTCAATACGCGGGTGGAGATCTGGCTGCGTTTGAAGAACTGCTGGAGCGGCATCGAAATCCTCTCTTTGCATACCTTTGCCGGATGCTGGGAAACAGAGAGTCGGCGGAGGATGTTTTTCAGGAAGTGTTCTTGCGGATCGTCTGCTCGAGGCGCCGCTATAGAGAGCGCGCTAAATTCTCAACATGGCTATATAAGATCGCGCATAACTCCTGTATCGACATGTTTCGAAGGGAGAAGTATCGGCGCGCGGAATCGCTGCATGAGCCTATACAGGGCAAGGACGGAGAGCAAATGATGCCGCAGGATTTTCTTGCCAGCGGGAATCCCGGTCCCGACGAGCTGTTACAGCGGCGACAGATTTCGGAAGCGCTGAAAAACTCGATCGATCGCCTGGCGCCCGAGCAGAGAGAGGTATTTGTCTTGCGACAATATCAGGATCTTTCTTTCAGAGAAATAGCCAAAATCGTGCAGACGTCCGAAAGCACCGTTAAAAGCAGAATGAGATATGCTTTGAAAAACCTGCGTGATATGCTGGTTGAGCAGCGCGTGATCGAGGAGGTAACCTCCTAATGAAGTGTCAAAAGGCGCAGTCCCTGATGCTCGATTCCCTGTATGCCGTTCTTGCCCCTCGACAGCAGAGGGCATTGGAAAAGCATCTTGCTTCCTGTCCGGCGTGCTCGAAAGAATTTGCGGAGCAGAAAAACGTCATCTCGGTTTTCCGGGATGTCGATTTTGAAAAGCCATCCGCGGCCCTGAATGAGATCGTCAGGCAGATGGCGGTGCGGGAACTCGAGCAGGAAGCACTGTTTGCAGGAAGAAGAAGCGTTACGTATTGGAAGCCCGCTCTTGCCTCCGCCGCGGCGGCGCTCCTGGTTATAGTGGGCGTCGTATATTACCTTCCCCAAGCGCAAAAGGAGCAAACGATTGCGCAGTATCCACCTGCTGAATCGGTCGCGGCTCCTAAAGCCGATTTCACCGGCGCAGCCGATGGTTTCAAGCTGAAAGAAGACAAGATGGACGTTGCTCGCGACGTACGTCTGGAGAGCCAACTGCAACCAGAAGCCCCGGTCAGTGCAGGCATTGCTCCCGAGAAAAGAAAGGACTTGGCGCCAATGCATCTGGCCCTTGAATCCACAGATGAACTAAGTGGGGCGGAAACGACTTCCGGCGCAAACGCATCAAACTTCAGAACGAGGGAAGAGGGCCTTTTGGATTCACGGCCGGAGGTTGAGATCGATTCATTGCGGCGAACCCAGAAGGGAGAAAAACTGCAAAAGACGAACGTCGCTTCTCCGTCTCTGGCGCCGGATTCAGCCACACTTGGAGAAGAGACCGCCGGCAAAAAATCCCTTTCGAACGGCGATCGGCACCCGGTTTCGCTAAAATATCATGAAGCAACGGAATCCTATCAGGATGCCGTCAGATTTGCCCCCGCACCGAAAGCGACCGTGGACGCGCAATTCCGGCTTGGCCAAAGCTATCAGGCAGAGAAGGAGTATGACCGAGCGCTGGTGGAATACAAATCGATTATGGAAAAACATCCCGAATACTCTTCGCTGGGCTTCGTTTATCTTGCCGCCGGTGATAGCTATCTCGCACTCGGGAGGGCTGCCGAGGCGATACAAATGTACGAAACTGTTCGCGACCGGTTTCCCGAGCTACGCGCCGTGGCCCTTGAGAGACTCTCTTCGGCCACCGCACCCGCGCAGGCTCCCGCCGGACCGGAGCAAACCTCCGGCGAAGCGCGATAATTTGTGCTTCTTTTTCTCACGCAGTTACCATTTACATTTCCCCGCGTTTCATGTAAGATACCCACCGGAATGTATTTCGTTCTGATAGCTCAAAAGCCCGGAAAAGGAGAAATGTACCATGGGAACCCAGAACGGCAAAATATTGGAGGTTGATCTTTCCTCGGGGAAAATTTCCACCCGGACGATCAGCGAAAAGGCCCTGCGCGATTACGTCGGCGGCAGTGGATTGGCGGCAAAGCTTTTCTTCGATGACGGCGTGCCGCCGGGATGTGATCCGCTCGGTCCGGAGAACAATTTGTATATCGTTACCGGCCCCTTGTGCGGGAGCGGACTTCCCGCCACCCCCCGATTCAGCGTTGCGGCAAAATCGCCACTGACCGGAATCTGGGGCGAGGCCAACTGCGGCGGCAACTTCGGGCCGGCGCTGAAGTTCGCCGGTTGGGACGGCATTGTCATCCGCGGTCAATCGAAGAAGCCGGTTCTTCTAGCGATTGAAGACGACAAGGCCGAGTTGAAGGATGCGGCCGCTGTCTGGGGAAAAGACACGTATGAAACAGCGGACATGCTGGCGCAAAAATCCGAGGGAAAGCCGACGCCCCGCATCGTCTCAATTGGCCCGGCGGGCGAGAACCTCGTGAAGTTTGCGGCCGTGGCCGACGGCAAACATGATTATGCGGGCCGGACCGGCCTGGGCGCCGTTATGGGTTCGAAAAAGTTAAAAGCTGTCGTTGTGAGAGGCTCCGGAAAACTCGCGCCCGCCGACGCCGATGTCTTTGCCGAGATTCGCAAGAGCGCAATGGAAAAAATCAATGACGGGATGTTCACGATGGCGCTCAAGGCGATGGGCACGAATGCAGGCATGGTCATGGGCATGACGATGGGCGACGTTCCCACAAAGAACTGGATTCTTGGCGAAGAAATGGAATGCGCGAACGAACTCAGCTCGATCGTGATGAACGAGAAGTACCTCACAAAGGGCTCGGCCTGCTATGGCTGCCCCATCGGATGCAAGCGCAACGTGAAGGTGGACGACGGCCCATACAAGATGGAGCCGGGCGCGGGGCCCGAGTATGAGACAATGGGTTCCTTCGGCACGATGTGCATGATCTGTAATCAAGCGGCCGTCAATAAACTCAATGATTTGTGCAACCGGTTCGGATTGGATACGATCTCCTGCGGCTGCACGATCGCATTCGCAATCGATTGCTATGAAAACGGCATATTGAAAGATTCAGATACTGACGGCTTGAAACTGACGTGGGGAAACGCCGACGCCGTTATTGAACTGGTCAGGAAAATCGCTTACCGGCAAGGGTTCGGCAATCTTTTGGCGGAGGGCAGCAAGGCAGCCGCAAGGAAAATCGGCAAAGGCGCTTCCGATCTGACGGCGGAGGTGAAGGGTCTTGAGGCTCCGATGCACGACCCCCGCGCCTTCCACGGGCTCGGGCTTGCTTATGCCATGTCGGTGCGCGGCGCATGTCACCTCTCTCACCTTGATCTGTTCGCCGAGCAGGGAGGGGTGTCAATGCCGGAAGTCGGAATCGAGGGCGGATATGTGGGCCAGTCAAGCGAGGGAAAAGGCAAGCTTGTCTGGATAACGGAAAATCTTGCTTCCGTGCTGCAATCGACCGGATTGTGCTATTTCGGCGCCGCCTCGCTGGATTTCAATGACATGGTGAAGATGATCAATTCCGCCGCCGGCCGCGACTATACCGTCGAAAGCCTGATGAAGGCCGGTGAAAGAATCTGGCTGCTGAAACGGTCGCTCAATAACCTGATGGGCGTCACCATTGAAGATGATCGCCTGCCCAAGAAGATACTTACTCCGACGAAGGAAGGAGGGGCCGCCGGTTCCGTCCCCAATGTGGAAGTGATGATGAAGGAATATTACGATCTTCGCGGGCTTGATCATAAGGGCAAGCCCAAAAAAGAGAGACTGGAGGCAGTCGGCCTGTCGGACATAGCCAAGCGGCTATAGACCTATCTGGAGCGGCAAAAGGGCCAGGCGCTTTCCTGGCCCTTTTTTATTTGATATCCGGTCCAATATTTTGCTAAAATGATCCAAAGGAGATCTTATGGCGGAAAAGAGAGATGAAAACGATTTGGAAGGCACAAAAGAACGACTCCTGAAAGGGTCTGAGAAATACGCCACACGCGCAGGGTATAAGTTGAATCCGGACCCCGAACTGGTCGATACGATCATCACGGGACTTGCAAACAACAAGTTCAAACATAGTCGTGCCTACTGTCCCTGCTTCTTCGTTTCCGGTAATCCTGAAGAGGACAGGAAGCTTATTTGCCCGTGCCACTACCACAAAGAAGACATTGAGAAAACGGGAAAATGTCACTGCGGCCTTTTTGTGAAAGGCTGACTTTTCGGCTGCTGCACGTCAAACGGAGCGTGTGTGGCGAAATCCATCCTGATTCCATCCTTCGCAAAAATCAATCTTTTCCTTGATATCATATGCAAG contains:
- a CDS encoding RNA polymerase sigma factor, coding for MIMERRLDQDIPDEALMLQYAGGDLAAFEELLERHRNPLFAYLCRMLGNRESAEDVFQEVFLRIVCSRRRYRERAKFSTWLYKIAHNSCIDMFRREKYRRAESLHEPIQGKDGEQMMPQDFLASGNPGPDELLQRRQISEALKNSIDRLAPEQREVFVLRQYQDLSFREIAKIVQTSESTVKSRMRYALKNLRDMLVEQRVIEEVTS
- a CDS encoding aldehyde ferredoxin oxidoreductase, with product MGTQNGKILEVDLSSGKISTRTISEKALRDYVGGSGLAAKLFFDDGVPPGCDPLGPENNLYIVTGPLCGSGLPATPRFSVAAKSPLTGIWGEANCGGNFGPALKFAGWDGIVIRGQSKKPVLLAIEDDKAELKDAAAVWGKDTYETADMLAQKSEGKPTPRIVSIGPAGENLVKFAAVADGKHDYAGRTGLGAVMGSKKLKAVVVRGSGKLAPADADVFAEIRKSAMEKINDGMFTMALKAMGTNAGMVMGMTMGDVPTKNWILGEEMECANELSSIVMNEKYLTKGSACYGCPIGCKRNVKVDDGPYKMEPGAGPEYETMGSFGTMCMICNQAAVNKLNDLCNRFGLDTISCGCTIAFAIDCYENGILKDSDTDGLKLTWGNADAVIELVRKIAYRQGFGNLLAEGSKAAARKIGKGASDLTAEVKGLEAPMHDPRAFHGLGLAYAMSVRGACHLSHLDLFAEQGGVSMPEVGIEGGYVGQSSEGKGKLVWITENLASVLQSTGLCYFGAASLDFNDMVKMINSAAGRDYTVESLMKAGERIWLLKRSLNNLMGVTIEDDRLPKKILTPTKEGGAAGSVPNVEVMMKEYYDLRGLDHKGKPKKERLEAVGLSDIAKRL
- a CDS encoding ferredoxin:thioredoxin reductase, coding for MAEKRDENDLEGTKERLLKGSEKYATRAGYKLNPDPELVDTIITGLANNKFKHSRAYCPCFFVSGNPEEDRKLICPCHYHKEDIEKTGKCHCGLFVKG